In a genomic window of Hymenobacter chitinivorans DSM 11115:
- the ruvA gene encoding Holliday junction branch migration protein RuvA — MIAYIDGKLAYKDPTMAIMDVNGVGYEIKISLATYSKLPGEGEKAKIYTYQHIKEDAQALYGFLDPNEKALFMHLISVSGIGPGTGIMMVSSMSVGEIRHAIVNEDVRSIQSIKGVGPKTAQRVILDLRDKLRKDELLSKAGVDTVPLARAHNTNRSEALAALVTLGFARAAAEKNLDQIQQKHGSELSVEELIKFALKSH, encoded by the coding sequence ATGATTGCGTACATCGACGGAAAACTAGCCTACAAGGACCCTACCATGGCCATCATGGACGTGAATGGCGTGGGGTATGAGATTAAAATTTCGCTGGCCACCTACTCCAAGCTGCCCGGCGAAGGCGAGAAGGCCAAGATTTATACCTACCAGCACATCAAGGAAGATGCCCAGGCCCTGTACGGCTTCCTGGACCCCAACGAGAAGGCCCTGTTTATGCACCTGATTTCGGTGTCGGGCATCGGGCCGGGCACGGGCATCATGATGGTCTCGTCAATGTCGGTGGGCGAAATTCGCCACGCCATCGTCAATGAGGATGTGCGCTCCATTCAGAGCATCAAAGGAGTAGGCCCCAAAACGGCCCAGCGCGTAATTCTGGACCTGCGCGACAAGCTGCGCAAGGATGAACTGCTCAGCAAAGCCGGCGTGGATACCGTGCCGCTGGCCCGGGCGCACAATACGAACCGCTCGGAAGCGTTAGCGGCCTTAGTGACTTTGGGCTTTGCCCGCGCCGCCGCCGAGAAGAACCTGGACCAGATTCAGCAGAAGCACGGCAGCGAGTTGAGCGTGGAGGAACTGATTAAATTTGCTCTGAAGTCCCATTAG
- a CDS encoding NADP-dependent malic enzyme: protein MLKINKQEALDYHSQNPAGKIEVVPTKPVSTQLDLALAYSPGVAEPCKAIAANKDDVYKYTAKGNLVGVISNGTAVLGLGNIGPDASKPVMEGKGVLFKKFAGLDCFDIEIDCTDPEEFVRIVKSLEPTFGGINLEDIKAPECFVIEKALREQMTIPLMHDDQHGTAIISSAALLNALELVGKDIKDIKLVVSGAGAAAISCLRLYRELGLNVQNVTVFDKDGVINQHRTDLAELQMQFATSSSVTTLAEAMEGADVFLGLSAANVLPPELLLRMADNPVVFALANPDPEIVYELAVATRPDIIMATGRSDHPNQVNNVLGFPYIFRGAMDVRATEINEAMKLAAVQALAELAKEPVPDMVNKAYGDNTLAFGRNYLIPKPLDPRLITTVSVAVAKAAIASGVARREITDWLAYEDELRSRLGVNQKLMNRITSAAKANPKRVVFAEGDNYKILKAAQIVYDEGIALPILLGNRKKIDAIARANSLDLEGCQIIDILEEDAKRDEYAELLFRKRQRRGITLYEGRRLLRERNYYASMMVETGEADAFITGLSKDYGKSILPSLQVIGVDDGVKRVAGLYIIQHKKGPFFFADTTVNIDPTAEEMVDIIGLAARTVRFFDTEPRVAVLSYSNFGSNPGPLPDKARLATELAKKRYPDLLLDGEMQANTALNPELLREQYPFSDLAQDGANTLIFPNVVSGNIAYKVLQEIGGAEVIGPVLMGMRKPVHILQLGASVREIVNMTAIAVVDAQTNRKPL from the coding sequence ATGCTCAAAATCAATAAACAGGAAGCCCTCGATTACCACTCCCAGAACCCCGCCGGGAAGATCGAAGTGGTGCCCACCAAGCCCGTCAGCACCCAGCTGGATCTGGCCCTGGCCTACTCCCCCGGCGTGGCCGAGCCCTGCAAAGCCATTGCCGCCAACAAGGACGACGTGTATAAGTACACCGCCAAGGGCAACCTGGTGGGCGTTATTTCCAACGGTACGGCCGTGCTGGGGTTGGGCAACATCGGCCCCGACGCCTCCAAGCCGGTGATGGAAGGCAAGGGCGTCCTGTTCAAGAAATTCGCCGGCCTCGACTGCTTCGACATCGAAATCGACTGCACCGACCCCGAGGAGTTCGTGCGCATCGTCAAGTCGCTGGAGCCGACCTTCGGCGGCATCAACCTGGAAGACATTAAAGCTCCCGAGTGCTTCGTCATCGAGAAGGCCCTGCGCGAGCAGATGACCATTCCGCTGATGCACGACGACCAGCACGGCACGGCCATTATTTCGTCGGCGGCCCTGCTCAACGCCCTGGAGCTGGTGGGCAAAGACATCAAGGACATCAAGCTCGTGGTGAGCGGCGCCGGAGCTGCCGCCATCAGCTGCCTGCGCCTCTACCGGGAACTGGGCCTGAACGTGCAGAACGTGACGGTCTTCGACAAGGACGGCGTAATTAACCAGCACCGCACCGACCTGGCCGAGCTGCAGATGCAGTTTGCCACCAGCAGCTCCGTCACCACCCTGGCCGAGGCCATGGAAGGCGCCGACGTGTTTCTGGGCCTCTCGGCGGCCAACGTGCTGCCGCCCGAGTTGCTGCTGCGCATGGCCGACAACCCCGTGGTGTTTGCCCTGGCCAACCCCGACCCGGAAATCGTGTACGAGCTGGCCGTGGCCACCCGCCCCGACATCATCATGGCCACCGGCCGCTCGGACCACCCCAACCAGGTGAACAACGTGCTGGGCTTCCCCTACATCTTCCGGGGCGCTATGGACGTGCGGGCCACCGAAATCAACGAGGCCATGAAGCTGGCCGCCGTGCAGGCCCTGGCCGAGCTGGCCAAGGAGCCCGTACCCGACATGGTGAACAAGGCCTACGGCGACAACACCCTGGCCTTCGGCCGCAATTACCTCATTCCCAAGCCCCTCGACCCCCGCCTGATTACCACCGTCAGCGTGGCCGTGGCCAAGGCCGCTATAGCCAGCGGCGTAGCCCGCCGCGAAATAACCGACTGGCTGGCCTACGAGGACGAATTGCGCAGCCGCCTGGGCGTAAACCAAAAGCTGATGAACCGCATTACCAGCGCGGCCAAGGCCAACCCCAAGCGCGTGGTATTCGCCGAAGGCGACAATTACAAAATCCTCAAGGCGGCCCAAATCGTGTACGACGAGGGCATTGCCCTGCCCATTCTGCTCGGCAACCGCAAGAAGATTGACGCCATTGCCCGCGCCAATAGCCTCGACTTGGAAGGCTGCCAGATTATCGACATCCTGGAGGAAGACGCCAAGCGCGACGAGTACGCCGAGCTGCTGTTCCGCAAGCGGCAGCGCCGCGGCATCACGCTCTACGAAGGCCGCCGCCTGCTGCGCGAGCGGAACTACTACGCCTCGATGATGGTCGAAACCGGGGAAGCCGATGCCTTTATTACCGGTCTGAGCAAGGACTACGGCAAGAGCATTCTGCCCTCGTTGCAGGTCATCGGCGTGGATGACGGGGTGAAGCGCGTGGCCGGCCTCTACATCATTCAGCACAAGAAAGGCCCGTTCTTCTTCGCCGATACCACCGTGAATATCGACCCCACGGCCGAAGAAATGGTGGACATCATCGGGCTGGCGGCCCGCACCGTGCGCTTCTTCGACACCGAGCCCCGGGTAGCCGTGCTGAGCTACTCCAACTTCGGCTCCAACCCCGGCCCCTTGCCCGATAAGGCCCGCCTGGCCACCGAGCTGGCCAAGAAGCGCTACCCCGACCTGCTCCTCGACGGTGAAATGCAGGCCAACACGGCCCTGAACCCCGAGCTGCTGCGCGAGCAGTATCCCTTCTCCGACCTGGCTCAAGACGGCGCCAACACCCTAATTTTCCCCAACGTGGTATCGGGCAACATTGCCTACAAGGTGCTGCAGGAAATCGGGGGTGCCGAGGTTATCGGGCCGGTGCTGATGGGCATGCGCAAGCCGGTACACATCCTGCAGCTGGGCGCCTCGGTGCGCGAAATCGTGAACATGACGGCCATTGCCGTCGTGGATGCCCAGACCAACCGCAAGCCGTTGTAA